The Bacteroidia bacterium genomic interval GTTTACATCTGTTTTATATAATTCCCAGGCGAGATTATTCAATAAATTTACTTTTGCTGTATCATCGGGATGGCCTTGTAGAAGGGATATAAGGCTATCTGCATGCTTTGTTTGGGCATGAAGCGTGCTTGAAAAGGATATAAACAGGTATAAAAGAAAAGAAAGTGCCTTGCAAGTGAATCTAGGTATAGCAGGGACCATTAGTATCAGTATTCTTATACAATATCTTTTTTGCTATCTGAGGAAAAAAGCAAAAATCGAATCATTCATAACAGGGAGATTTGGTATAAATTGAATATTTCGGAAATGGATAAAACTGGCAGAAGGAGAATTTGTGCTTTTTTCAATATCTTGATGTCATCTAATAAAGCGTATAAGAAGAAATGCCAATAATCGACAAAATAGCCTGGATAGAATTGAAAGAGGGCAAAGTTTTAAGTGCTCGTTCTAAAGGAAAAGATCGATTTTTTTTACCAGGGGGAAAAAGAGAAGCAGGAGAATCTGATGAAGAAACGCTGATTAGAGAGATACGAGAAGAACTCAGTGTAGAGATAGATACCGCAAGTATTGAATGGGTAGGGGAGTTTTCGGATCAGGCTTATGGGCATGCCGAAGGAATAGAGGTAGTGATGCGATGCTATAAGGCCACTTTTAGTGGAGAACTTAAAGAAAGTCATGAAATTGAAGAAATTGCCTGGCTAAACAGTTGGGATACCGACAAAATTTCGCACGTAGATAAAAAAATCTTCAAATTTCTACATGAAAGAGGAGAACTCGAATAACTTAGATTCGTACCTAACATTAAGTTTGTTTACTGGGGTACGAATAAGGTATGAAAAAGAAAAGCCGTAAGATGATCCTCCTGCTCTTGCTGCTTCCCATATTTTTATTTGGGGTAGCCAATCTCTGGATAGAGCAATATGCTTCCGGCAAGACCTTTAACAGTACCTCTAAAATCACTAAGAATAAAGTCGGCTTGGTTCTGGGTACCTCTCCCTGGCGGGTGGATGGTAGCAAAAATCTGTTTTTTCAATACCGCATTCAGGCTGCTGCCAATCTTTATTTCAGCAATAAAGTAGAATACCTCCTGGTCAGTGGAGACAATGGGAGTAAATACTATGACGAGCCTACAGCTATCAAGAAAGCCCTGATGGAAAAAGGAGTTCCCGAAGATCGGATTTATATGGACTATGCCGGATTCCGCACCCTGGACTCTGTGGTCAGGGCCAAAGAGGTTTTTGGTCAAAGCAGTTTTACGGTTGTCTCTCAACAATTTCACAACGAAAGAGCCATATTTCTCGCAAAGAGCAAAGGCATAGAGGCTATTGGCTTCAATGCAAAGGACGTAAAAGGTAAGAATGGACTGAAAGTAAAGCTTCGCGAATCCCTCGCCAGAGCCAAAGTCTTTTTCGACATCATCTTTCAGGTTCAGCCTAAATTCCTGGGAGATGAAATCAGCATTCCTTAAGTAGCGCGCACCTAAATAATCCCCAATAGTTTTCCAACCTTCAGGACTGTTAGGAGTCCTTATAATAAATAAGATCAGAAAAATGACCATGAAAAATTATGAGCCTCATTTGGCTCCCTGAATTGTAATATTCACAGCGAAACTCCGAATGATAGCACAGGCTGGATGACGCTTTTTGTTCACGCTTTTAATTATTCGATCATGAAAACACAAAGAAATGGGAACGCACGTATCCTTGAGACCATCAATGGTTTGCACATCAGTATTCCATCCAAAAAAGTAGGCTTTGTCATCATAGCTGCCAGTATCTGGCTCATAGGGTGGATTTTGGGCCTGAACTTTGCCCTGGAAATCAGTCAGTGGCAAAATGGTATAGCTGAAATAGACAGTTTTATTTTGATCTGGATCCTGTTTTGGATCGTAGGTGGGGGAGGAGTTTTTGTAAGCGTTTTATGGGGATTGTTTGGGAAAGAGGAATTATTTCTTCCAAAGAGTGGTAGTGATGCTTATTTCAAAAAAAGCATCCTGGGTCTGGGAATAAAAAGACGCCTTGACAAAAGCCAAATTCTGAATTTTCGCTTCAATGAAGTGCCCGCGAACCTTGAATTTACGGCAAGAAGGGGCCTATCTGTCTGGGGTTGGGGACCGGGTAAAATCAAATTTGATTACGGAATGAAAATCTATTCGCTCGGATTAGGCCTTGATGATGCAGAAGCCAATTATCTGGTATACCTGCTAGGAGAAAAAACAAACTAAGGCGGAGTATGCAAGGAAAGGTTCACTCCAGGTGGCCTTTCCTTTATTTTTTGCTTTCTTTGGTAAAAATAGTCCTTCATGGAACAAGAAGATCCTAAACAAGAAATTCAGGAAGAATTAGATAAGCTTAAAGCGCTGGAATTTTTCGATGCAAACTATAAGCGTAAAAAACTCATTACCTACGCAATTAGGACTCTGGTTGCAATCCTGCTCTTTGGGTCCTTTTGGGACTCTGAGTGGGTTCGCTGGATTGCTATTGCATATATCCCGGTAAACCTGATCGGTTTAGGTATGATCCTTTTTCCTCAAGTCTTTATGGCAAGGTCCTTGAACAAGCTTTCTCAAAAAATGGAAGAGCTGGAAAACGAAAATGAGGACATATCAGAAAGCGAATGATCCTGGAGTCAAGATTCAATTATCTCAACTTGCATCTAACTATTCTCGCCAGTTTTCTTGCGCTTAACTTTATCCCTTTTTTACTTTTTACCCTCTCATCTTCTATCTACCAGGCTGAGGGATTTGCCCTAAAAGTAATTGTCATGATTATAGTTGCGAGCCTGCTAATGGGGCTGGCTTTCTATACGTGCATCCAGTGGATTGGGAAAGTTCCTAAGATAGAGATAACAGATGGCAAGATTCGTTTTAAAGTTTTTATGCTGGAAAAGACCTATTATCTACGAGATTTAGAAGATATCTGGCCGGATGGGAAAGTCCCTTTGAAAATTCTGGTCACGAAGAAAAAAGAAGGTGCGAAACTTCAATTTAGAAATGGAGATGTCTGGTACATTTATGATGAATATTACCGCAATGGCTGGCAAATAAAATGCTGGATTGAGGATGTTTTGATAAAGCAAGGTCGGCTAAGAGAGTTTTCGGATTCCCAGGCCGAATCCCTGCCGGAAATGAATAAGCTCATTAAGGTTTCGAATCTGGGCCTGCTTAATAATTGGTCAATCTTAATTCTGGGACTTGCTGTTTTTCTATTGTTCATTCTTTTTTCCAGTCTAAGTGTTAGCTTCGGAAAGCTGATTTTCGCTTCGGGTGCATTGCTGATGCTTTTATTCCTCCATCGATTTTTTTATACCAGCTTTCATATAGGGGAAAAGCATTTATTCATAAAAAGACATCCACAGCTTTCTCGACCAGATTTCATCCCCTACAAACAAATCAAGGAGGCAAAGCTTGAATTATTTCAGCATCGGCAAATAGGAAGTCAGGCTGCTGTCCATAGACCTGCAGCTTTGAGGATCATCGATCAGAATCATAAAAATTATTTCTATTTCAGTTCTGCCATGAAAGAAAAACATTGGAAAGAATTGCGGCAGAAGCTGCAAAGAAAAGGGGTGAAAGTTCGTTGGCACGATAAGCTTTGAGTTTTATTAAAATAAATTTCTTTAGATCAAGAGTCAGCTACCTAAATTCATCCCGGATATTTTGCCACAATTCCAACCTTTTAGGAAACTCCTTATCTTTAAAGTATGAAGATCAGAGAAGCACAGGGTTTTTTTCGCGGACTCCTGATTGAGACAGAGAAAAAATCCCATCGAAAGACCTACAATATTTTTCTGGGAGTATTACGTTCTCTTGAAGAAAAGGATTTGCCTGAGGCAGATCAATTTTTGATTGAGGATGAATTGTATAGACTAAACATTACAGCCATCCCGGAAGGAAACCAGCATTCCTACCTCAAACAGAGGCTCAAAGAATTTAAAAAGTTTCTCAATGAGCGCTTTGGTTTTATAGCAGAAGGGCATTATCAGGAAGAATATATGTCTAAAGGTATGGTCTTTGGAATGCTAGGCGGGATTGTTCTGGGCGTTGTCAGTATGCCCGTTGGCCTTGCGATCGGATTAGCGATAGGCGTAGGTCTTGGACAAAAGAAGGACAAAGAAGTGGAAGCAGAAGGCTTGGTACTAAAAACCAAAACAACCAAAGGTGCAGATTTCCAAACCAATTAAGTTAGAAACACACACATATACTATTAAATAGATTCTAAAAGGGGCAGCCGAATTGAGCTGCCCCCTTTTTTTTAGATTCTGATGAAAAAGCACAGTCTATGACTGTGTTCTTGTTTGAAAGCTGCGTCCTAAAGAAGGCTTATTAGAGCATATGAAAGAAATTACCTTTCGACTTCTCATAAGTTCAAGTTCAAGGAAATAATTTTTTGAGTATGAACTGGATACTTGCATTTGAACTTTTACTTCAGCCTTATAAAAATGAATTTCCTCTTTTAGAGGCGATTCTATTTTATTTGGAGTATCGAGCGATTGGCTAAGCCTCCCATTTGTCATTGAATGCTATTTTTGCATCATATGTGTTTTGATTAAAGTTGTCTGGGTAATTAATTTTATTATATTAAAATATTTTAGCATTAGTTGTAAATAGTAAATAAAATAACCATGAGCTTCTCCAGTGTTTGG includes:
- a CDS encoding NUDIX domain-containing protein, which encodes MPIIDKIAWIELKEGKVLSARSKGKDRFFLPGGKREAGESDEETLIREIREELSVEIDTASIEWVGEFSDQAYGHAEGIEVVMRCYKATFSGELKESHEIEEIAWLNSWDTDKISHVDKKIFKFLHERGELE
- a CDS encoding ElyC/SanA/YdcF family protein; translated protein: MKKKSRKMILLLLLLPIFLFGVANLWIEQYASGKTFNSTSKITKNKVGLVLGTSPWRVDGSKNLFFQYRIQAAANLYFSNKVEYLLVSGDNGSKYYDEPTAIKKALMEKGVPEDRIYMDYAGFRTLDSVVRAKEVFGQSSFTVVSQQFHNERAIFLAKSKGIEAIGFNAKDVKGKNGLKVKLRESLARAKVFFDIIFQVQPKFLGDEISIP